Proteins found in one Dryobates pubescens isolate bDryPub1 chromosome 1, bDryPub1.pri, whole genome shotgun sequence genomic segment:
- the LOC104304142 gene encoding general transcription factor IIE subunit 1: protein MENKNIITEVPAALKRLAKYIVRGFYGAEFSLAFDVLLRYPCVKEEDLLQLLKYEHKQLRTILNTLKADKFVKLRMRVETKPNGKSTRHNYYYINYKVLVDVVKYKLDHVRRKIEADERDSTTRFSFKCPSCSSTYTDLEVNQLFDVFTETFRCTYCNTEVEEDASALPKCSAQTLLAKFNEQMEPIFVLLREIEDTVLPYDLLEPQPTEIPELTESFDQVLESCSQLEKWTKRSSSFGDMYTQNLVINVQDSEPKKKRKEKATKDQPSWMSQSTIEEATTASNSTIGVNASEETVKETLTDNEIIKTLMIHEFKPSSSNDQAPVVKSKLPEPDSDTSESEEAKHSGAAGMEVAGSNFEEEEQETLGPILMVRGQPRSYGEVCENPELVSLMTNEEREAYIKVGQEMFQSVFE, encoded by the exons atggaaaacaaaaacattatCACAGAGGTTCCAGCAGCCCTGAAGCGCCTGGCCAAATACATTGTACGTGGTTTCTATGGAGCAGAGTTCTCCTTGGCCTTTGATGTGCTGCTCCGCTACCCTTGTGTGAAGGAGGAAGACTTGCTGCAGTTGCTCAAGTACGAACACAAGCAGCTGCGCACCATCCTCAACACGCTCAAGGCAGATAAGTTTGTGAAGCTGCGTATGCGAGTTGAAACAAAGCCCAACGGGAAGAGCACAAGGCACAATTACTACTACATCAACTACAAAGTGCTGGTGGATGTGGTAAAATACAAACTGGATCATGTACGCCGGAAAATAGAAGCAGATGAGCGGGATTCAACAACCAGATTCTCTTTCAAATGTCCCTCTTGCTCCAGCACTTACACAGACCTGGAAGTCAACCAGCTCTTTGATGTATTTACAG AGACTTTCCGCTGCACTTACTGCAACACTGAAGTAGAGGAAGATGCCTCGGCACTGCCCAAGTGCAGTGCTCAAACCTTGCTAGCAAAATTCAATGAGCAGATGGAACCCATCTTTGTGCTGCTGCGGGAGATTGAAGATACTGTTCTGCCATATGACttgctggagcctcagcccaCAGAGATACCAGAATTAACAGAAAG CTTTGATCAGGTGCTAGAATCTTGCAGCCAACTCGAAAAATGGACCAAAAGAAGTTCCTCTTTTGGCGATATGTACACTCAAAACTTAGTTATCAATGTCCAAGACTCTGAGcccaagaagaaaagaaaggagaaagcaacGAAAGATCAACCTAGCTGGATGTCACAGAGCACCATAGAAGAAGCAACAACAGCCAGTAACAGTACCATTG GAGTAAATGCTTCTGAAGAAACTGTTAAAGAGACTCTCACCGATAATGAAATCATCAAGACTCTTATGATACATGAGTTCAAGCCATCATCAAGCAATGACCAGGCTCCTGTTGTCAAAAGCAAACTACCTGAACCAGACAGTGACACTAGTGAGTCTGAAGAGGCCAAGCattcaggagcagcaggaatggAAGTAGCAGGCAGCAACTTTGAAGAGGAGGAACAGGAAACACTGGGTCCTATTTTAATGGTACGTGGTCAGCCTCGTTCATATGGTGAAGTCTGTGAAAATCCAGAACTTGTCTCTCTCATGACAAATGAAGAGAGAGAAGCTTACATAAAAGTAGGACAAGAAATGTTCCAGTCTGTCTTTGAATAA